Within the Candidatus Methylomirabilota bacterium genome, the region CGGCATCGACCTCACGCGGCTGCTCGACCGGGCCCGCGCCATGGCGGCCGCCTGCGGGGCGACCGTGCCCGCCGCCGACAATCCGGGTCTCCGGCTGGCGGCAGTGCTGGGCGGCTCGGCCTCCGCGGGACGGGACAAGGTCACGCTGGTGCTCTCCGAGTCGATCCGCTCGTTCGGCGGGTGGCTCGAGCAGCTCCTGACCGAGTCGACCGGCAAGCAGGGCCGGGGGCTGGTCGTCGTCCACGACGAGGCGCCGGGGCCGCCGGCCGTCTATGGCGCCGACCGGGTCTTCGTCGCCCTCACCCTGGGCGCGGATGCCGCGATCGAGCGCGCGCTCACTCCGCTGCGCGCGGCGGGCCATCCGGTGGCGCGCATTCCCCTGGCCGACCGCTTCGACCTCGGCGGCGAGTTCTTCCGGTGGGAGCTGGCGACGGCGGCCGCCGGGGCGCTGCTGGAGGTCAACCCGTTCGACGAGCCGAACGTCGCCCAGGCCAAGGAGGCGACCCAGACGGCGCTGGCGACCTTCAAGGAGCGCGGGCGCCTGCCCGAATGGCCGGCCGACGCCGCCGACGACGTCGTGCGCGTCCTCGGTCAGGCGCGCGCCGGCGACTACGTCGCGCTCCTCGCCTACCTCACGCCGGAGGCCGCGACGACCGCCGCGCTCCAGCGGCTCCGCACACTGCTGCGTGACCGCACCCGTCTGGCAACCACGGTGGGGTATGGTCCCCGCTACCTCCACTCGACGGGGCAGCTCCACAAGGGCGGCCCGCCGACGCCGATCCTCCTCCTGTTATCCGCCGAGGACCGCGAGGACCTGCCCATTCCCGGCGAGCGTTACGGCTTCGGGACGCTGAAGATGGCCCAGGCGCTAGGCGATCTGGCGACGCTGCGAGCGGCGCACCGCCGAGCGCTCTGGCTGCCCATCCAGGGCCCGGTCGTGGATGCCATCGATCGGCTCACCGCCGCGCTGGACAGGAACTTGCGCTGATGGAAATCGTCTCCTCGCTCAGAGAGCTCGCGGACGCGCTGAAGCTGGCCGAGCTGCTCCAGCGCCGCGACACTGTCCGGGAAGGCGGTAACACGTACTCTGAGGATGACGGGCGGCGCGTCCTCCCCCCCTCCGACTATGGGCTCGACCTGGCGCTCAGCGCGCTGGCGGCCGATCCCAAGCTCGCCCCGCTCCGGAACGCCTTCGGTGGCCATGCCGTCCGTCGATGAGCCCTTCACGCTGATCATCTTCGGCGCGTCGGGCGACCTGACGCGCCGCAAGCTGATGCCCGCCCTCTTCGCGCTCTACGCCGCGCGGACGCTCCCGGAGCCCTCCGCCATCGTCGGGGTGGCCCGCACCGAGATGAGCACCGACGAGTTCCGCCGGCGGATGCAGGAGGCCATCGTCGAGTTCGGACGCGTCCAGCCGCCGTCCGACATCGTCTGGGAGCGCTTCGCCCGGACGCTCTTTTATCTGCCCGGCGACCCCAAGGATCCGGAGCTCTATCCCCGCCTCAAGCGCTTCCTCGAGGAGATCGAGCGCGGCCGGCGCGGTCCGGAGAACCGACTCTTCTACTGCGCCACGCCGCCGAGCCTCTACGACGACATCGTCGAGCACCTCGGCGCCGCCCGCCTGGCCCGGAGCCAGGACGGCTGGACGCGCATCGTCGTGGAGAAGCCCTTCGGCCAGGATTACGACACGGCCTGCGCGCTCAACCGTCAGCTCGCGCGGGTCTTCCGCGAGGAGCAGATCTACCGCATCGATCACTATCTCGGCAAGGAGACGGTCCAGAACCTCCTCGTATTCCGGTTCGCCAACGGCATCTTCGAGCCCCTCTGGAACCGCAACCACGTGGCCCACGTCCAGATCACCGTGGCCGAGTCCATCGGCGTCGAGACGCGGGGCGCCTACTACGAGGAGGCCGGGGCGCTGCGGGACATGATGCAGAACCACCTGCTCCAGCTCCTCTGCCTGATCGCCATGGAGCCGCCCGCGACCTTCGATGCGGGTCCCGTGCGCGACGAGAAGAACAAGGTCATGCACGCGATCCGACCGTTCGATCCCGCGCGGATCCGGGAGGCCGCCCTGCGCGGCCAGTACGGCCCCGGCTTCGCAGGGGGCAAGTCCGTCCCCGGCTACCTCCAAGAGAAGGGCGTCGCGCCCGACTCGAAGACGGAGACCTACGCCGCGCTCCGGCTGCTCGTGGACAACTGGCGGTGGGCGGGTGTGCCCTTCTACCTGCGCACGGGCAAGCGCCTCGCGAAGCGCGTGAGCGAGATCGCGATCCGCTTCCACCGCACGCCGCACATGATCTTCCAGCGGGGCCCGACGGGCGTGGAGGCGAACACGCTCGTGATCCGGATCCAGCCCGACGAAGGCATCGCGCTCACGGTCGCCGCGAAGACGCCGGGCCCCGATCTGAGACTCGGCCCCGTCCGACTCGACTTCCGCTACGGTGAGGTCTTCGGCGGCGAGCCGCCCGAGGCCTACGAGCGCCTCCTGCTGGACGCCATCCACGGCGACGCGACGCTCTATGCGCGGGGCGACTGGGTCGAAAAGGCGTGGCAACTCCTCGGACCGGTCTTGGACGCATGGGGAGCGGCGCCGGGACCGCCCCTCTATCCATACGAAGCGGGCTCCTGGGGACCGGCGGAGGCCGAGGCGTTCATCGCGCGGGACGGCGGCGCCTGGCGCCGCCCCTAAATCGTCGAAGGGGGCCTCGACGGCCCCCTCCGAGCCACCCCCAGAAATCGGTTGCGCCGGCGGAAGCCGGCGCTCGAACCGCGCCCGACGATCGCGCGGACTAACTAGCTAGCGCGGAGTGCTGGCCGACGCGAGCGCGCGGCTTGCCGTCAGCTCGACGTAGGTGAAGATTCCCATCCAGCCTTCCCAGACGAGGACCTCGAGGGAGCTCCCCGCCTTCTCGTAGACCTGCGTCGTGCCGCGCTCCACGCTCGTGCTGCTGACGTGGCGCCAGCCGTTGGCCTCGAGCGTCGCGCGCAGCGCGACGCCCAGGCTCATCGGCTCGAGCCGGCCGCGGTAGACGAGACGCGCCGCCTTGACCGTCGGCGACTCGATGATCATCGACTTGCCCGGCAGATACGTGAGGCCCTTCGGGACGGGGATGTCTTCGAACTCGCTCCGCATGGGTCGGGCGGGCGCCGTGGCGCACGCCCCGAGGAGCAGGAGGGCGAGCAGCGGGCTGAGGAGTCTCTGGATTTTCATGGGCGCAAGCCTAGCAGGCGTCGCGCAGAACGGGCAAGGGAATTTCCCGGAGCGGGCCGCTCAACCCTGGATCGAGAAGCCACCGTCCACCGGGATCGCGGCTCCCGTGACGAAGTCGGAGGCCGCGCTCGCGAGAAAGACCGCGATGCCACTCATGTCGTCGATCGTGCCCCAGCGGCCGGCCGGCGTACGCTGCAGGACCCGCTCGTGCAGGCCCGGGATCTCTTGCCGCGCCCGGCGCGTGAGCGCGGTGTCGATCCAGCCAGGCAGCACCGCGTTCACTTGAATGTCGTCCCGGGCCCACGCCGAGGCGCACGCCCTCGTGAATTGCACGATCCCGCCCTTGGAGGCGGCGTAGGCGGGGGCGAAGCCGGCGCCGAAGATCGACATCATCGAGCCGATGTTGATGATCTTGCCGCCGCCGGTCTTCAGCGCGGGGTAGGCCGCGTGCGAGCAGAGGTAGGCGCTCGTGAGGTTCGTGTCGAGGACCTGGCGCCACTCGGCGAGCGACACCTCGTGCGGGGGCTTCCTGATGTTGGTGCCCGCGTTGTTGATGAGGACGTCGAGCCGTCCGAACGCGTCGAGCGTCGCCTTGACCATCCGGCGGACGGCCGCCTCGTCGGTCACGTCCGTCGTGACGGCGAGAGCGCCGGGGCCGAGCGCCGCCAGGTCCTTCACCGCATCCTTGGACTTCGCCTCGTCGCGCGCCGCGATCACCACGCGGGCGCCGGCGCGCGCGAGCCCCCGCGCCATGCCGAGACCGATACCGCCGTTGCCGCCTGTGACGATCGCGACTCTGCCCTCGAGCTCGGGCACCCGGTCACCTCCCCATTGCGCCTTTGCTTCTCCAGCATCTTACTCCGACACCCATTGTCAGGCGGCTTCGGCCGGGCCGAGTGCCCTCTTGATCACTTCAGCGAGGGCGAGGATCGCTTTGCCCCCATCGCCCTTGAACGTGGAGCCATGCATCAGGGCGAGGGTTCGAGGCTC harbors:
- the zwf gene encoding glucose-6-phosphate dehydrogenase; protein product: MPSVDEPFTLIIFGASGDLTRRKLMPALFALYAARTLPEPSAIVGVARTEMSTDEFRRRMQEAIVEFGRVQPPSDIVWERFARTLFYLPGDPKDPELYPRLKRFLEEIERGRRGPENRLFYCATPPSLYDDIVEHLGAARLARSQDGWTRIVVEKPFGQDYDTACALNRQLARVFREEQIYRIDHYLGKETVQNLLVFRFANGIFEPLWNRNHVAHVQITVAESIGVETRGAYYEEAGALRDMMQNHLLQLLCLIAMEPPATFDAGPVRDEKNKVMHAIRPFDPARIREAALRGQYGPGFAGGKSVPGYLQEKGVAPDSKTETYAALRLLVDNWRWAGVPFYLRTGKRLAKRVSEIAIRFHRTPHMIFQRGPTGVEANTLVIRIQPDEGIALTVAAKTPGPDLRLGPVRLDFRYGEVFGGEPPEAYERLLLDAIHGDATLYARGDWVEKAWQLLGPVLDAWGAAPGPPLYPYEAGSWGPAEAEAFIARDGGAWRRP
- a CDS encoding glucose 1-dehydrogenase; translation: MPELEGRVAIVTGGNGGIGLGMARGLARAGARVVIAARDEAKSKDAVKDLAALGPGALAVTTDVTDEAAVRRMVKATLDAFGRLDVLINNAGTNIRKPPHEVSLAEWRQVLDTNLTSAYLCSHAAYPALKTGGGKIINIGSMMSIFGAGFAPAYAASKGGIVQFTRACASAWARDDIQVNAVLPGWIDTALTRRARQEIPGLHERVLQRTPAGRWGTIDDMSGIAVFLASAASDFVTGAAIPVDGGFSIQG